Proteins from one Oceanispirochaeta sp. genomic window:
- the cysD gene encoding sulfate adenylyltransferase subunit CysD has translation MNQLDQLESIGVRILREAYSNFKNLCMLWSIGKDSTVLLWLARKAFYGHVPFPLVHIDTHFKIPEMIEYRDRLTREWNLPMVYGENSEALAAGQTYPDGNVDRLTCCRLLKAEALKNTLNGNWKRYRFNHGTDRYELDDNKDLYTGVIVGVRADEEGSRSKERYFSPRDKENIWDVGDQPPEFWNQFKTDFAPGSHVRIHPLLDWTETNIWEYIEREKIPTVSLYYNQGSGERYRSLGCGPCTHSVQSEARNVSEIISELKTGKFANIAERSGRAQDKEDGGGLETLRRDGYM, from the coding sequence ATGAACCAACTTGATCAATTAGAAAGCATCGGCGTCCGGATACTCCGGGAAGCCTATTCCAATTTTAAGAATCTGTGCATGCTCTGGTCGATTGGAAAAGACAGCACCGTTCTTTTATGGCTGGCACGTAAAGCCTTTTACGGTCATGTTCCTTTCCCTCTGGTGCACATCGACACTCATTTTAAGATTCCAGAGATGATCGAATACAGGGACCGCCTGACCCGTGAATGGAATCTTCCCATGGTCTACGGAGAAAACTCGGAGGCTCTGGCGGCCGGGCAGACATATCCCGACGGGAATGTTGACCGCCTGACCTGCTGTCGGCTCCTCAAGGCAGAGGCTTTGAAAAACACATTGAATGGAAACTGGAAACGCTACCGCTTTAATCACGGTACTGACCGTTATGAACTGGATGATAACAAGGATCTGTACACCGGAGTCATCGTGGGAGTCCGGGCCGATGAAGAGGGCTCCCGCTCCAAAGAGCGGTATTTCAGTCCCAGGGATAAGGAGAATATCTGGGATGTGGGTGATCAGCCTCCCGAATTTTGGAATCAGTTCAAGACAGATTTTGCCCCGGGTTCCCATGTGAGAATCCATCCTCTTCTGGACTGGACGGAAACAAATATATGGGAGTACATCGAAAGGGAAAAGATCCCCACAGTTTCCCTGTATTACAATCAGGGTTCCGGTGAGCGCTACCGCTCCCTGGGATGCGGACCCTGTACCCATTCGGTACAGTCGGAGGCCAGGAATGTTTCCGAAATCATCTCCGAATTAAAAACCGGTAAATTTGCTAACATCGCCGAACGTTCGGGCCGGGCCCAGGATAAGGAAGACGGGGGTGGACTGGAAACCCTGAGACGGGACGGGTACATGTGA